One Brassica oleracea var. oleracea cultivar TO1000 chromosome C7, BOL, whole genome shotgun sequence genomic window carries:
- the LOC106303694 gene encoding MLP-like protein 423, producing the protein MGLSGVLHVEVEVKSPAEKFWVALGDGINLFPKEFPKDYKTMQVLAGDGNSPGSIRLIIYGEGSPLVKVSAERIETVDLENKSMTYSIIGGEMLEYYTTFKGTITVTPKGGGSILKWSAEFEKTGHEIEDPHVIKDFAVKNFKEIDEYLLKQSSA; encoded by the exons ATGGGATTGAGTGGTGTTCTTCATGTGGAGGTTGAGGTTAAGTCTCCAGCAGAAAAGTTCTGGGTTGCACTCGGTGACGGTATCAATCTCTTTCCCAAAGAGTTCCCTAAGGACTACAAAACAATGCAAGTTCTTGCCGGAGATGGCAACTCTCCTGGCTCCATTCGCCTCATTATTTATGGAGAAG GATCCCCACTGGTGAAAGTATCGGCGGAGAGAATCGAAACAGTGGATCTGGAAAACAAAAGCATGACGTACAGCATCATCGGCGGTGAAATGTTGGAATACTATACGACATTCAAAGGAACCATCACCGTTACTCCCAAGGGCGGTGGCAGCATTTTGAAATGGTCTGCTGAGTTTGAGAAGACCGGCCATGAGATTGAAGATCCACACGTCATCAAGGACTTTGCTGTCAAGAACTTCAAAGAGATCGATGAGTATCTCCTTAAACAATCCAGCGCCTAA
- the LOC106301545 gene encoding probable mannan synthase 10, translating into MALFLKPLIIFLHDSWLALLSLLNYGWSSEEAAGVPKRLQASIKTTWGRQLRSSLMVPLFKCLVAFCLIISLLVFIEGVYMNLVVLYVKLFKRKPEKVYKWEPMQEDIELGDESYPMVLVQIPMYNEKEVLKLSIGAACRLTWPLDRLIVQVLDDSTDETIKELVNNECAKWESKGVNIKCERRDKRNGYKAGALKQGMKHNYVKLCNYVAIFDADFQPEPDYLQRSVPFLVHNPNVALVQARWRFLNANKCLMTRIQEMSLNYHFMAEQESGSTRHAFFSFNGTAGVWRMAAMEEAGGWNDRTTVEDMDLAVRAGLLGWKFVFLDDLTVKSELPSKFKAFRFQQHRWSCGPANLFRKMIMEIIRNKRVTLWKKLYLIYSFFFLRKILVHFFTFFFYCVVLPTSVFFPEVNIPAWSTFFIPSLITFFIVIATPRSFYLVIFWVLFENVMSMHRTKGTFIGILEGGRVNEWVVTEKLGDALKTKLLPQIGKPRNGCFESMNSKEIMMGIYILCCACYGLFFGNTLLYLYLFMQAVAFLVSGVGFVGT; encoded by the exons ATGGCTCTGTTTCTGAAGCCTCTTATCATCTTCCTACATGATTCATGGCTTGCCCTCCTCTCTCTACTG AACTATGGATGGAGCTCTGAAGAGGCAGCTGGAGTTCCAAAAAGGCTCCAAGCATCCATTAAAACGACATGGGGGCGACAATTGAGGAGTTCACTTATGGTTCCACTATTTAAGTGTTTGGTGGCTTTTTGCTTGATAATCTCCCTCTTAGTTTTCATAGAGGGTGTTTACATGAACCTAGTAGTACTCTACGTTAAGTTATTTAAGCGAAAACCCGAAAAAGTTTATAAATGGGAGCCTATGCAAGAGGACATTGAGCTCGGAGATGAATCATATCCCATGGTCCTTGTCCAAATCCCAATGTACAACGAGAAAGAG GTCCTTAAATTATCTATAGGTGCTGCATGTAGACTAACATGGCCATTGGACCGCTTAATTGTTCAGGTTTTAGATGATTCCACTGATGAAACCATCAAG GAGCTGGTGAACAATGAATGTGCAAAATGGGAAAGTAAAGGCGTGAACATTAAGTGTGAGAGGAGAGACAAAAGAAATGGCTACAAAGCAGGAGCTCTTAAACAAGGCATGAAACATAACTACGTGAAGCTTTGCAACTACGTAGCCATATTTGACGCTGACTTCCAACCGGAGCCTGATTACCTCCAACGCTCCGTCCCGTTCCTTGTACACAACCCTAATGTTGCTCTCGTTCAAGCCCGATGGAGATTC TTGAACGCAAACAAGTGCTTGATGACGAGGATTCAAGAGATGTCACTCAACTACCACTTTATGGCAGAGCAAGAATCTGGATCCACTAGACATGCCTTTTTCAGCTTCAATG GAACTGCGGGTGTATGGAGAATGGCGGCGATGGAAGAAGCTGGAGGATGGAATGACCGAACCACCGTAGAAGACATGGACTTGGCCGTTCGTGCTGGTCTTCTCGGATGGAAGTTTGTCTTCCTCGATGACCTCACG GTGAAAAGCGAGCTACCAAGCAAATTTAAGGCCTTTAGATTCCAGCAGCATCGATGGTCGTGTGGTCCAGCCAATCTCTTCAGGAAAATGATTATGGAGATTATTCGCAATAAG AGAGTGACGTTATGGAAGAAGTTGTATCTGATATACAGCTTCTTCTTCTTAAGGAAGATCCTAGTCCACTTTTTCACTTTCTTCTTCTACTGCGTTGTTCTTCCTACAAGCGTCTTCTTCCCTGAAGTAAACATTCCAGCTTGGTCAACTTTCTTCATTCCCTCTCTGATCACTTTCTTCATCGTCATTGCTACACCAAG ATCCTTCTATCTCGTGATATTTTGGGTCTTGTTTGAAAACGTGATGTCAATGCATCGGACAAAGGGAACTTTCATCGGTATACTCGAAGGAGGAAGAGTGAATGAATGGGTTGTTACTGAGAAACTAGGAGATGCTCTTAAGACTAAGCTACTTCCTCAAATTGGAAAACCTCGTAACGGGTGTTTCGAAAG CATGAACTCGAAGGAGATAATGATGGGGATTTACATATTGTGTTGCGCATGCTATGGACTTTTCTTTGGAAACACATTGTTATATCTCTATCTCTTCATGCAAGCGGTTGCTTTTCTCGTCTCTGGAGTTGGCTTTGTCGGAACTTGA